In one Candidatus Nanopelagicus limnes genomic region, the following are encoded:
- the glmU gene encoding bifunctional UDP-N-acetylglucosamine diphosphorylase/glucosamine-1-phosphate N-acetyltransferase GlmU, with translation MSKLSLVIVLAAGDSKRMKSKQSKVLHKIAGRSVIENLLASVKPLSPKNLTVVVGANKDEVIQHLAKISPEAKTVFQEKRDGTGSATQLALAEHKGDGTVLVLAGDTPLLTNQTLSEFIQVHNDGKNIASVLTALQPDPTGYGRVIRASDDQILKIVEEKDATEEEKEIDEINTGVYLFDLAVLREEIKNLKNNNAQKELYLTDVISLINSSGKKSHAILSNDYSETLGINDRTQLAQCAAIMRDRINSEHMLNGVTILDPTTTWIDHGVKIEADVVIYPGSSITGESDIKSEAVIGPRTTLNSCVVEEGAKVVESNCTESVIGKGAKVGPFTYLRKGSVLKDESKAGSFVEIKNSTIGAKSKVAHLSYVGDAQIGVESNIGAATIFVNYDGENKHKTKVGDHVRIGSDTMLVAPVSVGDGAYTAAGSVINEDVPAGAIGIGRARQVNILGWVLKKRKDSKSAAAAKKAGAKE, from the coding sequence AAATTTACTCGCATCAGTTAAGCCATTATCACCAAAGAATTTAACGGTAGTAGTTGGTGCTAATAAGGATGAGGTAATCCAACATCTTGCAAAGATTTCACCTGAGGCAAAAACTGTATTTCAGGAAAAAAGAGATGGCACGGGCAGTGCTACCCAGTTAGCATTGGCTGAACATAAAGGTGATGGCACAGTTTTAGTTTTGGCAGGTGATACCCCACTGCTAACCAATCAAACCCTAAGTGAATTTATCCAGGTTCATAATGATGGAAAAAACATTGCTTCAGTATTAACCGCCCTGCAGCCAGATCCTACCGGTTATGGCCGAGTAATCAGAGCATCTGATGATCAAATACTAAAGATTGTTGAAGAAAAAGATGCAACCGAGGAAGAAAAAGAGATTGATGAGATTAATACCGGTGTTTACCTATTTGATCTAGCGGTATTACGTGAGGAAATAAAAAATCTTAAAAATAACAACGCTCAAAAGGAGCTATACCTAACTGATGTTATTAGCTTAATAAATTCAAGTGGGAAGAAATCCCATGCAATATTGTCCAATGATTACAGTGAAACTTTAGGAATTAATGATCGTACCCAATTAGCGCAGTGCGCAGCGATTATGCGAGATCGAATTAATTCTGAGCATATGTTAAATGGTGTGACTATTTTGGATCCAACCACAACCTGGATTGATCATGGTGTGAAGATTGAAGCAGATGTTGTTATTTACCCAGGGTCATCAATAACTGGTGAGAGTGACATTAAATCAGAGGCGGTTATTGGACCACGCACCACACTTAATTCTTGTGTAGTGGAGGAAGGCGCGAAAGTTGTTGAATCTAATTGCACTGAGTCTGTTATTGGAAAAGGCGCCAAGGTTGGCCCATTTACATACCTACGTAAAGGAAGCGTCCTAAAGGATGAGAGTAAGGCAGGCTCATTTGTTGAGATTAAAAATTCAACGATTGGAGCTAAATCAAAGGTTGCCCACCTTTCATATGTTGGTGATGCGCAAATCGGAGTCGAGAGCAATATTGGCGCAGCCACCATCTTTGTTAATTATGATGGCGAGAATAAACATAAAACTAAGGTTGGCGATCATGTAAGAATTGGTAGCGACACCATGTTGGTCGCACCAGTAAGTGTGGGAGACGGTGCCTATACGGCTGCTGGATCAGTGATCAATGAGGATGTGCCAGCAGGTGCGATTGGAATTGGTCGCGCTCGCCAGGTAAATATCTTGGGCTGGGTACTTAAAAAACGAAAAGATAGTAAATCAGCAGCAGCGGCAAAAAAGGCTGGGGCAAAAGAGTAA